The Halococcus salifodinae DSM 8989 DNA window GAGACGCCTCGTCTTGACCATGCGAAAGTTGCTCGATCACTCCCTCCAGTCGTCGAAGTGTCACACGGACAGCAACACGCACGATTGTACTGACTTCGAAACCAATGACGAGTGATTCCAGCGAAGGCGATCCGAACGAATCAATGGAGTCGCTTAGTCCGCGTGTTCGGGTCGTCTGGCTTGTGCTGGCGATTCTCGGTGCTCTGATCGTCGGGTTTGGCGGGACGTGGGCACTCAGCCGGTTCGTCCTCCCGGTCGATAGCTGGGTAGGACCGGCGGCTGCGGTAGTGCTCGCCGTTCTCGGTGGACTCTACATGCTCTTGCGCTACCGGATCTGGCGTTTCGAGATCCAGGACGACGCGGTCTACTTGGAACGTGGTGTCGTCACCCGCGTTGATTCGGTCGTACCGTTCGTGCGTATCCAGAACGTCGACACCCAACGCGGTCCTATCGAACGACTTGTGGGACTCTCGAGCGTCGTGGTCTATACGGCAGGGACGCGTGGTGCCGATGTGACGATTCCTGGCCTCGCGCCGGATCATGCGCGGATGATCCGTGAGCAGCTTCGTGACCTGGCCATCGAGAGCGAGCACGATGATGCTGTATAGAGCGCTATCATGAAGCTCCATCCACTTTCGGTTCCACTACGTGCAATCTCACAGGTTGATTGGTTCCAACTGCTAATGATGGCTGGTATTGGATTCACTAGTAGTGGAGATGCAAAACTGCTCGGCGCTCTCGCCGGCGTTGTTGGCCTCTTTGTCATGTATACCCTGTTAGAAATTCTCCGTCACCTTCGCTTCGAGTACGCGCTGACCTCGGACACGCTCGATGTCGCGTCAGGAATCGTTTCGCGGCGCGAGCGCAACGTGCCAGTGCGACGGGTCCAGACGCTCGATATCAGCCAAGGCCCACTCGCACGGCTGGTCGGCGTCGCAGCAATCGATCTCGAAACTGCGGGCGGCGGTGAGACCGAGGTCAGTCTGAAATACGTGGCTGATGCTGAAGCACGCCGTCTCCAAAATGAGATACAGCGGCTGAAACAGGAGAGCGACTCAAACACCGGGAAGTTGTCCGCCGATTCAGCTGGAATCCAAACGACAGAATCGGGGGCTCAATCAATCGATGCATCCGAAGGCGGAACTTCAGGTGGATCTGAAGGAGTGCTATTTGACCTTCCGTTGCGCGATCTCCTGCTCGTGAGCGCCGTCCGACTCAACCTCCGTCCACTGCTCCCGATCACTCTCGGAGTGATTGCGGGCACAGAGTTACTCTCAGGAACGCTGGCTGCTGTTATCGGACGCAACCCCGGTCTCGCAGTCCTTGTTGTTGTCGTCGGAACAGTAGTTGCAGGTCCCGTGGCGACGTTCGCGCGCTACTATGATTTTCAGCTGACTGATGCTGGCGACGAACTGCGCTACGAGCGTGGGCTACTCCAGCGCTACAGCGGCTCCATCCCGCTCGGCAAAATTCAGACACTGCTGATCCACGAAAACGTTCTCGAACGTCGATTTGGGTACGCCGGTCTTGACACGATCACCGCAGGGTATGCAGCTCAGGAGGTTACCCAAGGTACTCCCTCGGCGATTCCGCTGACAGATCGTGAATCGGTCTTTCGATTTGCTCGCTCCATCGAGGGATTCGATTTCGAGGACCTCACATTCACACGGCCACCCAAGCGGGCGCGACGACGCTACGCTGGCCGGTACGTGTTGTTCATTCTGTTCCTCACTGGCGCGTTGATCGCGCTCGAGACGCTGGCTGGAGCAGGGACGACTATTGCTGGCATCGAGATGGTCATGCCGGAGCTGTCCGTTCTCGACTACTGGTACGCCCCACTCTTCTTGGTGCCCCTCGTTCCGGTCATTGCCCATCTCAAATGGCGCAATCGTGGATATGCTATCGGTGACGATCACGTTCTGACGCGGAACGGGTTCTGGAATCGAGGCATCGAGATCGTTCCCTACTACCGGATCCAGACGGTGATTCACCGGCGGTCGATCTTCCAGCGACGTCTCGGGCTTGCAACAGTTGTCGTGGATTCTGCTGGATCGGGGCCGCTTTCGCTCCTCGGTGGAAGTGCCCGCGCGATCGACATCGATGCTGAGGAAGCGACGGAACTGCGCGAAACGATCCATCAGCGCTTCGGTGCGAGTCTAACAGCCCGTCGTCAACCATCGAAAGCCCAAATGGACACATTATGAATCTCAGTGGGGGACTCCGATACGGGGTGCAGATTGCACGAGTCGAGACCACGCGGAGCCGACGGCAACTCGGGCGTTCGTCAACCCTCCGGGCGCTCATCGCCGTTGTCGTCGTCGTGCTCGCAGTCGGCAGCGGTATCGGTGCGTACACCTTTGGAACGCTGATTCGAGACGGGCAGGCGACGCTCCCGCTCGAAACGCTATACCTCGTCGCAATAGGTGGTCCTCTCGCGTTGCTCGTCGGATTCGTCCAACAAACGTCGAGCCTCATGGAACGCCTCAGCACCGATCATCTCCTAACGACGGTGTCGGCCCGCACGGTCGTCCTCGGCGTGGTGATGGCCGTCTCCAGACGGACTGCCTTCCGAATCGCCCCTACTGCGGTCAGTGTGGCCGTCGGCTTCGCCGCTGGAACCGGGTCGCCGGCGACTGCCCTCACGATCCTCGTCGCCGTCGCTGGTCTGTTCGCGCTCACGGCACTCGTCGGCGTCTGTCTCAGTGTCGCCATCGATCTCGTCACGACTCGCTCGCCACGGTTCCGTCGGTACAAGAGCGTCTTCGTCGTTATCGGGTTCTTCTTGGTCCTCGTCGGCTGGTCGGCAGTCGACGTTGGCCTCGTGACGAGTGGCGTCCTGGAGCGATTGGCGTCCGTGATGCCACCGGCGTGGTTCGTCGACCTCGGACTGGTGGGGTCACCGGCGGGACAGGTAGGTTGGCTCCGTGGCCTCGGTGCGCTCGCGCTGGTCGTCACCGG harbors:
- a CDS encoding PH domain-containing protein, yielding MESLSPRVRVVWLVLAILGALIVGFGGTWALSRFVLPVDSWVGPAAAVVLAVLGGLYMLLRYRIWRFEIQDDAVYLERGVVTRVDSVVPFVRIQNVDTQRGPIERLVGLSSVVVYTAGTRGADVTIPGLAPDHARMIREQLRDLAIESEHDDAV
- a CDS encoding PH domain-containing protein, translating into MYTLLEILRHLRFEYALTSDTLDVASGIVSRRERNVPVRRVQTLDISQGPLARLVGVAAIDLETAGGGETEVSLKYVADAEARRLQNEIQRLKQESDSNTGKLSADSAGIQTTESGAQSIDASEGGTSGGSEGVLFDLPLRDLLLVSAVRLNLRPLLPITLGVIAGTELLSGTLAAVIGRNPGLAVLVVVVGTVVAGPVATFARYYDFQLTDAGDELRYERGLLQRYSGSIPLGKIQTLLIHENVLERRFGYAGLDTITAGYAAQEVTQGTPSAIPLTDRESVFRFARSIEGFDFEDLTFTRPPKRARRRYAGRYVLFILFLTGALIALETLAGAGTTIAGIEMVMPELSVLDYWYAPLFLVPLVPVIAHLKWRNRGYAIGDDHVLTRNGFWNRGIEIVPYYRIQTVIHRRSIFQRRLGLATVVVDSAGSGPLSLLGGSARAIDIDAEEATELRETIHQRFGASLTARRQPSKAQMDTL